In Amyelois transitella isolate CPQ chromosome 27, ilAmyTran1.1, whole genome shotgun sequence, a single genomic region encodes these proteins:
- the LOC132903501 gene encoding protein TsetseEP-like, with protein MSGTTRTEPATELTTEPSTEPATEQLTEQLTESLTEPLSEQLTEQLTQQLTEPLTEPLTEPLTEPLTEPLTEPLTEPLTEPLTEPSTEPLTEPLTEPLTEPSTEPLTEPLTEPSTEPSTEPLTEPSTEPLTEPLTEPSTEPLTEQWTEPLTEPLTEPLTEPSTEPLTEQLTEQLTEQLTQQLTEPLTEPLTEPSTEPLTEPLTEPLTEPSTEPLTEPFTEPSTEPLTEQLTEPLTEPSTEPLTEPLTEPATEPLTEPLTEPSTEQLTEQWTETLSESFTAPPKSLCLEIWHIRRTE; from the coding sequence atgtcgggaaccacacggactgAACCAGCGACTGAACTAACGACTGAACCATCGACTGAACCAGCGACTGAACAATTGACTGAACAATTGACTGAGTCATTGACTGAACCATTGTCTGAACAATTGACTGAACAATTGACTCAACAATTGACTGAACCATTGACTGAACCATTGACTGAACCATTGACTGAACCATTGACTGAACCATTGACTGAACCATTGACTGAACCATTGACTGAACCATTGACTGAACCATCGACTGAACCATTGACTGAACCATTGACTGAACCATTGACTGAACCATCGACTGAACCATTGACTGAACCATTGACTGAACCTTCGACTGAACCATCGACTGAACCATTGACTGAACCATCGACTGAACCATTGACTGAACCATTGACTGAACCATCGACTGAACCATTGACTGAACAATGGACTGAACCATTGACTGAACCATTGACTGAACCATTGACTGAACCATCGACTGAACCATTGACTGAACAATTGACTGAACAATTGACTGAACAATTGACTCAACAATTGACTGAACCATTGACTGAACCATTGACTGAACCATCAACTGAACCATTGACTGAACCATTGACTGAACCATTGACTGAACCATCGACTGAACCATTGACTGAACCATTTACTGAACCATCGACTGAACCATTGACTGAACAATTGACTGAACCATTGACTGAACCATCGACTGAACCATTGACTGAACCATTGACTGAACCAGCGACTGAACCATTGACTGAACCATTGACTGAACCATCGACTGAACAATTGACTGAACAATGGACTGAAACATTAAGTGAATCGTTTACTGCCCCTCCTAAATCGCTGTGTCtagaaatttggcat